In Halobacteriovorax marinus SJ, the following proteins share a genomic window:
- a CDS encoding glutaredoxin family protein yields the protein MKLELFYYDACPFCQLVLGVIDELNIAVDYCNIQESMEHLNRLTSDTGRRTVPCLYIDNKPMFESSDIVDWLKENQSKLQKKA from the coding sequence ATGAAATTAGAATTGTTCTACTATGACGCTTGTCCGTTTTGCCAACTCGTATTAGGGGTCATTGATGAATTAAATATTGCTGTTGATTATTGCAATATCCAAGAGTCTATGGAGCACCTGAATCGTCTTACTAGCGATACAGGTAGAAGAACTGTTCCTTGTCTTTACATAGACAATAAGCCAATGTTCGAATCATCTGACATTGTTGATTGGCTCAAAGAGAATCAATCTAAACTTCAAAAAAAGGCGTAA
- a CDS encoding HD domain-containing protein: MEVRDPVHGSIHILDEEIAIIQHDFFQRLRNIKQLGFSEYVFPGATHTRFIHSIGVMNIGDKAFDKLFRDKIGHKDFQRLKETFKLGCLLHDIGHAPLSHSTESVMPSLKELKIPARFLSEKDQNSDRQATHEDYTIKAIADSSFAESFTDVEKSFGVERKYIADLIRGDTDEPEYFTIDGINYFGILHQLVSSELDCDRMDYLLRDSYFCGVSYGSYDLDWLLDNLEPAIIDNKAYLGISERAVVTFDDFLLSRYHMFVMVYFHYRAVCLEQLLFRYFRTAPGEYSIPADIEKYIEHDDHYLMKIMRNSKNEYAQSIVKNKIPQKIFESFNSEQVLHLEQVQKYLEDQNIDFIRCSSKGRLSKYYSEGNTSNKYSMKVVRKTHGSNKKEYFDIDEATDLFTKFSASHSINRLHCNLDLLSESQKKEIEKLIRS, translated from the coding sequence ATGGAAGTTAGAGATCCTGTACACGGTTCAATCCATATTCTAGATGAAGAAATTGCAATTATTCAGCATGATTTTTTTCAAAGACTTCGAAATATTAAGCAACTTGGATTTTCAGAGTATGTTTTTCCAGGAGCAACTCACACTCGCTTTATTCACTCAATTGGAGTTATGAATATTGGAGACAAGGCCTTTGATAAATTATTTAGAGATAAGATTGGTCACAAAGATTTTCAAAGACTGAAAGAAACATTCAAGCTTGGATGCTTACTACATGATATTGGGCATGCCCCTCTTTCACATTCTACAGAATCAGTCATGCCTTCTCTTAAAGAGCTGAAAATTCCTGCGCGTTTTCTAAGTGAAAAGGATCAAAACTCTGATCGCCAAGCAACTCACGAAGATTATACAATCAAGGCAATTGCCGATAGCTCTTTTGCCGAATCTTTCACTGATGTAGAAAAAAGTTTTGGAGTAGAGAGAAAGTATATTGCTGACCTCATTCGTGGAGATACTGACGAGCCAGAGTACTTTACAATTGATGGTATAAATTACTTTGGAATACTTCATCAGCTTGTTTCAAGTGAACTTGATTGTGATCGCATGGACTATCTTCTTAGAGATAGCTATTTCTGTGGCGTGAGCTATGGTTCTTACGATCTTGACTGGCTACTAGACAATCTTGAGCCGGCCATCATCGATAATAAGGCCTACTTAGGTATCTCTGAAAGAGCTGTTGTTACTTTTGATGACTTTCTCTTAAGTCGATATCATATGTTTGTTATGGTGTACTTCCACTATAGGGCCGTATGTCTTGAGCAATTGCTCTTTAGATACTTTAGAACAGCACCAGGGGAATACTCTATACCTGCTGATATTGAAAAGTATATTGAGCACGACGATCATTATCTCATGAAGATTATGAGAAATAGTAAAAATGAATACGCTCAATCTATTGTGAAAAATAAAATTCCTCAAAAGATATTTGAGTCGTTTAACTCAGAACAAGTTCTACATTTAGAGCAAGTTCAGAAATATCTAGAAGACCAAAATATAGACTTTATTAGATGCTCATCTAAGGGAAGACTTTCCAAGTATTACAGCGAGGGAAATACATCTAATAAGTACTCCATGAAAGTCGTAAGAAAAACTCATGGAAGTAATAAGAAGGAATACTTTGATATTGATGAGGCGACAGACTTATTCACAAAATTCTCCGCTTCTCATTCAATAAATAGACTTCACTGCAACCTCGACCTTCTCTCAGAATCTCAGAAGAAGGAAATCGAGAAGCTTATTCGTTCATAA
- a CDS encoding DUF350 domain-containing protein, protein MNELFDKLILRIVFTLFLCGILFLYKYAHSFLYPSSRTQIFKRFFPSKNSADTIHLFSRLIGIGIILSEFYFTMSDKFYLVLIDFFVHATLVSFIYLISIYIIESIVLYNFEYHDEIIKRKNMSYALISFSNAIAVAYILKGVSSVSQSSIIILLFLWLLSMVLLGFSTKSYSLISKLSFNRLLVQKNLAVGISYLGFIWGWALVINASFDHELLNIKWYSIHVILKLILALLIIPIFRSGLIFIFKLQDDFNIANKSKTNTSDSSAEIGYGVYEGAIFFTSCFLTTVITGNINFGNFYPVF, encoded by the coding sequence ATGAATGAATTATTTGATAAACTTATTTTAAGAATTGTATTTACACTCTTTCTATGTGGAATCTTATTTCTTTATAAATATGCTCACAGTTTTCTCTACCCTTCATCGAGAACTCAAATTTTCAAAAGATTTTTCCCGTCCAAGAACTCTGCCGATACAATTCATTTATTCTCGCGTTTAATAGGTATTGGAATTATTCTTTCAGAGTTCTACTTTACGATGTCGGATAAATTCTATCTAGTGCTCATTGATTTCTTCGTTCATGCGACTCTGGTAAGCTTCATCTATTTAATTTCAATTTATATCATTGAAAGTATTGTTCTATATAACTTCGAATATCATGACGAAATCATCAAGAGAAAGAATATGTCCTACGCACTCATTTCTTTCTCTAACGCCATTGCCGTGGCCTATATCCTAAAGGGTGTTTCATCAGTTTCTCAGTCTTCAATAATTATACTTCTATTTCTTTGGTTACTCTCAATGGTGCTCCTTGGGTTTTCAACTAAGAGTTACTCGCTTATCTCAAAGCTTTCTTTTAACCGACTACTCGTACAAAAGAATCTTGCTGTAGGAATCTCATACCTTGGATTTATTTGGGGCTGGGCACTTGTTATTAATGCCTCATTTGATCACGAGCTTTTAAATATTAAGTGGTACTCCATTCACGTTATATTAAAATTGATTCTCGCTCTTCTCATTATTCCAATTTTTAGAAGTGGACTCATTTTTATATTCAAATTACAAGACGACTTTAATATCGCAAATAAGTCTAAAACCAATACTAGTGATTCATCTGCAGAGATTGGATATGGAGTCTATGAAGGTGCTATCTTCTTTACTTCATGCTTCTTAACAACTGTAATTACTGGAAATATTAACTTTGGTAACTTCTATCCTGTCTTTTAA
- a CDS encoding rhodanese-like domain-containing protein yields MDLKMFQMLEFMNNRLSNIEKNISRIDEKLEFSLSLQRNHLIRIKNGEFIDDANILMGKPYNDLSPQRAFEIFQNPNLDFLILDVSHENFKGRKKLEGSVKIPLEELPRRYAEISSKTTPILVFSEQGLRSIQACELLIKKGFFNLNNVSGGHRFWPSLDENLGPTT; encoded by the coding sequence ATGGATTTAAAAATGTTTCAAATGCTTGAGTTTATGAATAATAGACTTAGCAATATTGAAAAGAATATTTCTAGAATTGATGAGAAACTAGAGTTCTCTCTCTCCCTTCAAAGAAATCATCTTATTAGAATAAAGAATGGTGAGTTCATTGATGATGCAAATATTTTAATGGGAAAGCCATATAACGACCTCTCCCCTCAGAGGGCCTTCGAGATTTTTCAAAACCCCAACCTCGATTTTCTCATTCTAGATGTAAGCCACGAAAACTTTAAAGGCAGAAAGAAGCTAGAGGGAAGCGTAAAAATTCCTCTCGAAGAATTACCGAGAAGATACGCTGAGATCAGCAGTAAAACGACACCTATTCTCGTTTTTTCTGAACAAGGACTTAGATCTATTCAAGCCTGTGAATTACTCATTAAAAAGGGATTCTTTAATTTAAATAATGTGTCTGGCGGACATCGTTTCTGGCCAAGTCTTGATGAAAATCTAGGCCCTACAACTTAG
- a CDS encoding MarR family winged helix-turn-helix transcriptional regulator: MKRVSNIGSLLKRLYRMYNSQMLSVLESRGFTDLRPSFLEVLLYICENEGPSIKDIGSGCGLKKQTMTSHLNELEKRGYIFRQVNASDKREQRIYLTEYGEKFKLNLFECLSNIEQSYSFLVGEVEMDRIEHVLENFHTRLTTNQIQRKASQAFQNLTLDF; this comes from the coding sequence ATGAAAAGAGTTTCAAATATTGGAAGTTTATTAAAAAGACTCTACAGAATGTATAATTCTCAAATGCTTTCTGTTTTAGAGTCGCGCGGCTTCACTGACTTAAGACCAAGTTTCTTGGAAGTTCTACTCTATATTTGTGAAAATGAAGGTCCATCGATCAAAGATATTGGAAGTGGTTGTGGACTGAAGAAACAAACCATGACGAGCCATCTCAATGAATTAGAGAAGCGTGGTTATATATTTAGACAAGTTAATGCCTCTGATAAGAGAGAGCAGAGAATCTATCTTACAGAATACGGAGAGAAGTTTAAGTTAAACCTCTTTGAATGCTTATCAAATATTGAGCAGAGTTATTCCTTCCTAGTTGGTGAAGTGGAAATGGATAGAATTGAGCATGTTCTTGAAAATTTCCATACGAGACTTACGACAAATCAAATTCAAAGAAAGGCTTCCCAGGCATTTCAAAATTTAACTCTCGATTTCTAA
- a CDS encoding serine protease family protein, which translates to MRAVVKILFTVNVLFICGYSTASECHSSKTVTPTTGNSRSIASEVKTIDSFISTDRSTEVSKGLYLKSDKAIHPSDDRLVKGPDSPRYLDAVGRLRIEKSNGKANICGGSLVAFTPKQSSRIVVTSLHCLAGNTATWTTKTKDGKTITRKVKEVIHNNWESDVAFLLLEDFVDFRDVPPLILDYNGGSSLDGHMSNGVEFAAAGYSADAEKGKGGTVLTYDVTGDMAASDVSGDPIGGVSDDITTFGGASGGAIILSYEVDEDYAPGILEGKQAFLFGVIKGGLTNDFASSNGVEGSNNTRFVTYEKFDLDLADYMEKYNGKIDGIADEPDWDF; encoded by the coding sequence ATGAGAGCCGTTGTTAAAATTCTATTCACTGTTAATGTTCTATTCATCTGCGGATATTCCACAGCTTCGGAATGCCATAGCTCTAAAACCGTAACACCAACTACTGGAAACTCTAGAAGTATCGCTTCTGAAGTAAAGACTATTGATTCGTTTATTTCAACAGACAGATCAACTGAGGTTTCAAAAGGTTTATATTTAAAATCAGATAAAGCAATTCACCCTTCAGATGATAGGCTAGTCAAAGGTCCAGACTCACCAAGATATTTAGATGCAGTTGGAAGACTTAGAATTGAGAAGTCTAATGGAAAGGCAAATATTTGTGGAGGATCCCTTGTGGCCTTTACTCCAAAGCAGAGTTCTCGCATTGTAGTGACTTCGCTACATTGTCTAGCTGGGAATACTGCAACTTGGACAACAAAGACTAAAGATGGAAAGACCATCACTAGAAAAGTAAAAGAAGTAATTCATAATAATTGGGAATCAGACGTCGCCTTTCTACTCTTAGAAGACTTTGTAGACTTCAGAGATGTTCCCCCACTTATCTTAGACTATAATGGAGGATCTTCTCTAGATGGTCACATGAGTAATGGAGTTGAGTTTGCGGCAGCAGGCTATAGTGCCGATGCAGAGAAAGGAAAGGGCGGAACGGTTCTCACTTACGATGTTACAGGTGATATGGCGGCGAGTGATGTTTCAGGAGATCCAATTGGCGGTGTCAGTGATGATATTACGACGTTTGGTGGAGCCAGTGGTGGTGCAATAATTTTGAGTTATGAAGTAGATGAAGACTACGCTCCAGGAATATTAGAAGGAAAGCAGGCCTTTCTCTTTGGAGTGATTAAGGGTGGTCTCACAAATGACTTTGCTAGCTCTAATGGTGTTGAGGGGTCGAATAATACAAGGTTTGTGACTTATGAGAAATTTGACTTAGACCTAGCTGACTATATGGAAAAGTATAATGGAAAGATTGATGGGATTGCCGATGAGCCAGATTGGGATTTCTAA
- a CDS encoding transposase, giving the protein MGRRPTIRENKYPYHIVARAHNKEWFPLPIDQMWSLYIELLEFLMDEFDVRIYAFTLMNNHYHLMIQTPLSNIDIVMYWFMKKSTLRVQRKTSRINSIYGGRYKSSLLIEPTHRLNTYKYILRNPVKAHITKKCEYYPFSICEHFQSDILKIEPLVDLKDHSLITDQKVIDWLNIEYSEEEDHSIRTGLKRPIFSYAKNNNTKKQIKPNLFIKDA; this is encoded by the coding sequence ATGGGACGAAGACCTACTATAAGAGAAAATAAATATCCATATCACATTGTAGCAAGAGCTCATAATAAAGAGTGGTTTCCGCTACCGATAGATCAAATGTGGAGTCTCTACATTGAGTTACTTGAATTTCTAATGGATGAATTCGATGTTCGAATTTATGCCTTCACGTTAATGAATAATCATTATCATTTGATGATTCAAACACCACTCTCAAATATTGATATCGTGATGTATTGGTTCATGAAGAAATCGACATTGAGAGTTCAAAGAAAAACAAGTCGTATTAACTCTATTTATGGAGGCCGATACAAGTCATCTCTTCTAATAGAGCCTACTCATAGATTGAATACTTATAAGTACATTTTGAGAAACCCTGTTAAGGCTCATATCACTAAGAAATGTGAATACTATCCATTTTCAATTTGTGAGCACTTCCAAAGTGATATCCTAAAAATTGAGCCTCTAGTTGACTTGAAAGACCATAGTCTTATTACTGACCAAAAGGTCATTGACTGGCTCAATATTGAGTATAGTGAAGAAGAGGATCATAGTATTAGAACTGGATTAAAAAGACCTATTTTCTCTTATGCAAAAAATAACAACACTAAAAAACAAATTAAGCCCAATCTTTTTATTAAGGATGCTTAG
- a CDS encoding endonuclease/exonuclease/phosphatase family protein: MSKLLLILAITLALPVNASFTVSTQNLWHYTNDYENRLKNLNDEYFSESADIMNFQEAWQSFTGKSLFNTIVKKEEFNTHYYRTNNTLIIKEGLATLSRFEILEKTAFELPHSKLFRKRTMIITKILSPTKKELYMINIHLSPFTQGKVERVDQLDYILKKIESDFSDAPVILTGDFNQEEDENFFTKLVDAGYSSTLPGICTYCANENEYVDSEYISKLDYIFYPKEVFQLQKARRTFVEKPISDHFGIKAEFIDLRD; the protein is encoded by the coding sequence ATGTCTAAACTACTGCTAATCTTAGCAATCACTCTTGCCCTGCCTGTAAATGCTTCATTTACAGTGAGTACACAAAACCTTTGGCACTATACCAACGATTACGAAAATAGACTTAAGAATTTAAATGATGAGTACTTTTCTGAAAGTGCAGACATTATGAACTTCCAAGAAGCTTGGCAAAGTTTTACTGGCAAGAGTCTCTTTAATACCATTGTAAAAAAAGAAGAATTTAACACTCACTACTATAGAACCAATAATACTTTAATTATCAAAGAGGGCCTGGCCACTCTCTCTAGATTTGAAATTCTAGAAAAGACTGCTTTTGAGCTTCCCCATAGTAAACTCTTTAGAAAGAGAACAATGATTATTACAAAGATTCTCTCACCTACTAAGAAAGAGCTTTATATGATCAATATTCATTTAAGCCCATTCACTCAGGGTAAGGTCGAGAGAGTTGATCAGCTCGACTATATACTAAAGAAGATTGAAAGTGATTTTAGCGATGCACCTGTGATTCTTACGGGGGATTTTAATCAAGAAGAAGATGAAAACTTTTTTACTAAGTTAGTTGACGCCGGCTACTCTTCGACACTTCCGGGAATTTGTACATATTGTGCTAATGAAAATGAATACGTTGATTCTGAATATATTAGTAAATTAGATTATATCTTCTATCCAAAAGAAGTTTTCCAGCTTCAAAAAGCGAGAAGAACTTTTGTTGAAAAACCTATTTCAGATCACTTTGGAATTAAGGCCGAATTTATTGACCTGAGAGATTAA
- the rodA gene encoding rod shape-determining protein RodA — protein MNTSALIEALKKYDFSFFGICGAIFLMGVVNLYSATHASVSDHMANLYKVQIGWYLVSLLIGVVISFIQPKNFFRFSWLIFAVNIFLLVLVLILGHKGMGAQRWLVIGPIRLQPSEFMKMSSILVLARWYAKRDPDKELGFKQLIIPFLIAFVPTLLIVIQPDLGTGLLILLIFFVISFYRKLKWKTIAILAIIGVISGGVMYQFGLKDYQKRRIVTFLNPAADAKGSGYNAIQSKIAIGSGKVIGKGFRKSSQASLNYLPENHTDFVFSIFNEEHGFVGSLFLITLFIVLFYRFIWLAQSVPRIYESIVIIGIMSIFFWHTFINMGMVAGLMPIVGLPLPLMSYGGSSLMTFGICCGIATSISNSRNLF, from the coding sequence ATGAACACTTCTGCACTTATAGAAGCATTAAAGAAATATGATTTTAGTTTCTTTGGAATTTGTGGAGCCATTTTTCTAATGGGTGTTGTTAATCTCTACTCCGCCACTCACGCCTCAGTGAGCGATCACATGGCAAATCTCTACAAAGTTCAGATCGGTTGGTACTTAGTTTCCCTACTGATTGGAGTAGTCATAAGCTTTATTCAACCAAAGAACTTTTTTAGATTCTCTTGGCTTATTTTTGCAGTCAATATATTCCTTCTCGTACTTGTTCTCATCTTAGGACATAAGGGAATGGGTGCCCAGCGTTGGTTAGTCATTGGGCCTATTAGGTTGCAGCCTTCTGAGTTTATGAAGATGTCGTCAATTCTTGTCTTAGCGAGATGGTATGCTAAGAGGGATCCAGATAAGGAGCTTGGTTTTAAGCAATTGATCATTCCGTTTCTTATTGCATTCGTTCCGACGTTACTCATTGTTATTCAGCCAGACTTAGGGACAGGACTTCTGATCTTACTTATCTTTTTTGTGATTTCTTTTTATAGAAAATTAAAGTGGAAGACGATTGCGATTCTTGCCATTATTGGAGTGATAAGTGGCGGAGTCATGTATCAATTTGGTTTAAAGGATTATCAAAAGAGAAGAATCGTTACTTTCTTAAATCCTGCCGCCGATGCCAAGGGTTCTGGTTATAATGCTATTCAATCAAAAATAGCGATTGGCTCAGGGAAGGTGATTGGAAAGGGATTTAGAAAATCATCTCAGGCGTCTTTAAATTATCTTCCTGAGAACCACACTGACTTTGTTTTCTCTATCTTTAATGAGGAACACGGTTTTGTTGGCTCCCTCTTTTTGATCACTTTATTTATCGTTCTCTTCTACCGATTTATATGGCTGGCGCAGTCTGTGCCTCGGATTTATGAGTCCATAGTTATCATAGGAATTATGTCGATTTTCTTTTGGCACACCTTCATCAATATGGGAATGGTCGCGGGACTGATGCCTATTGTAGGGCTTCCTCTTCCATTAATGAGTTATGGAGGTTCGAGTTTGATGACATTTGGAATTTGTTGCGGGATTGCAACCTCTATAAGTAATTCGAGAAACCTCTTCTAA
- the mrdA gene encoding penicillin-binding protein 2 — protein sequence MFGEDDIVRSHKGRADLIFNIVVGCFIIILIRLWYLQIYKGDEFYKYSVQNRLRKETVKAPRGMIFSRNNQLLVQNVPRFDAIIVPQYLTNKKETLSKLSKILDMSEKSINSILKKNAYQARYRPVIIKKNISQKEVAVIETENSKMPGVSVQTFIAREYADKEIGSHALGYISEISQSKIRTFRDRDNYDYKLGDFIGQAGIEKNFDLDLRGEDGYQFMEVDARGRMKRLIGGKNLFAGIENKPATPGNNIRLTIDRDMQRTAYESLEGKVGAAVAVDVNTGEILAMVSRPSFDPTEFSRGITRERWNKLSRDEHKPMTDRTIQEHYSPGSTFKTFTAIAALEEKIVTPTQEVSCPPTFRLGRRVFHDWKRNGHGPTDIYKSLRRSVDVYFYKIATKLDIDDLYKYAQQFGFNSKTGVPLPREIPGLLPNKEWKLKKTGEPWQKGETLSCVIGQSYVLATPIQLAMAYATIANGGKLMQPHLIKEIFSSDGTIKKKFSPKVVNTVTVSQDSLEHVKKGLYQVVNHRKGTAWWYRGRGIRMAGKSGTSQVRSMSKKELFSRCVDMPYEDRHHGIFVAFAPFDNPKVAVAAVVEHGCSGSGAAAPVVRNVTETYMKKYEPELYAKYSKEDKEYARKIYLEEKRKKEEAAAKKKLEEESE from the coding sequence ATGTTTGGTGAAGATGATATTGTCCGCTCCCATAAAGGAAGAGCAGACCTCATTTTTAATATTGTTGTAGGATGCTTTATCATTATCCTCATTAGACTTTGGTACCTTCAGATCTATAAGGGCGATGAGTTCTATAAGTATTCTGTTCAAAATAGACTAAGAAAGGAAACGGTTAAGGCCCCAAGGGGAATGATCTTTTCTAGAAATAATCAATTACTTGTACAGAATGTTCCAAGATTTGACGCAATTATTGTTCCTCAGTATCTAACAAATAAAAAAGAGACGCTATCAAAGCTATCTAAAATTTTAGATATGAGTGAGAAGTCAATTAACTCAATTTTAAAGAAGAACGCTTATCAAGCGCGCTATCGTCCAGTCATTATCAAGAAGAATATCTCTCAAAAAGAAGTTGCCGTTATTGAAACAGAGAACTCGAAGATGCCGGGGGTAAGTGTTCAAACATTTATTGCCAGAGAGTATGCGGATAAGGAAATAGGGAGTCACGCTCTTGGATATATTTCTGAAATTTCACAAAGTAAAATTCGAACATTTAGAGATAGAGATAATTACGATTACAAGCTTGGTGATTTTATTGGTCAAGCGGGGATAGAGAAGAACTTCGACTTAGATTTAAGAGGAGAAGACGGCTATCAATTTATGGAGGTCGACGCTAGAGGACGAATGAAGCGTCTTATCGGTGGGAAGAATCTCTTTGCGGGAATTGAGAATAAGCCGGCCACTCCGGGAAATAATATTCGCCTTACTATAGATAGAGATATGCAAAGAACGGCCTATGAATCCTTAGAGGGAAAAGTAGGCGCCGCCGTTGCCGTTGATGTAAATACGGGGGAAATACTGGCGATGGTTTCAAGACCAAGTTTTGATCCAACAGAGTTTTCCAGAGGAATAACTCGTGAGAGATGGAATAAACTGAGCCGTGATGAGCACAAACCAATGACGGATAGAACTATTCAAGAGCACTATTCTCCAGGTTCGACTTTTAAAACCTTCACGGCGATAGCCGCATTAGAAGAGAAGATTGTTACACCAACTCAAGAGGTGAGTTGTCCTCCGACATTTAGATTGGGGAGAAGGGTCTTTCACGATTGGAAGAGAAACGGTCATGGACCTACAGATATTTATAAGTCACTTAGAAGGTCGGTGGACGTTTACTTCTATAAGATTGCCACAAAACTAGATATTGATGATCTTTATAAGTACGCACAACAATTTGGGTTCAACTCCAAGACTGGTGTGCCTCTTCCTAGAGAAATACCTGGTCTTCTTCCAAATAAAGAGTGGAAGTTAAAAAAGACGGGAGAACCATGGCAAAAGGGTGAGACTCTCTCTTGTGTTATTGGACAGTCTTATGTTCTTGCAACTCCAATCCAATTGGCCATGGCCTATGCGACTATTGCCAATGGTGGTAAATTAATGCAGCCACATTTAATAAAGGAAATTTTCTCTAGTGATGGAACGATCAAAAAGAAATTTTCTCCAAAGGTTGTAAACACTGTAACAGTTAGCCAGGATTCTTTGGAGCACGTTAAAAAAGGTCTCTATCAGGTTGTGAACCACAGAAAGGGAACTGCTTGGTGGTATAGAGGGAGAGGAATAAGGATGGCCGGTAAGTCTGGAACATCTCAGGTTCGATCTATGTCAAAGAAAGAACTCTTCTCACGTTGTGTTGATATGCCTTACGAAGATAGGCACCACGGAATCTTTGTGGCATTTGCACCATTTGATAACCCAAAAGTTGCAGTTGCTGCAGTTGTCGAACACGGTTGTTCGGGTTCTGGTGCAGCAGCTCCAGTCGTTCGAAATGTTACTGAGACATATATGAAAAAGTATGAGCCAGAGCTTTATGCAAAGTACTCTAAAGAAGATAAAGAGTATGCGAGAAAAATCTATCTCGAAGAAAAGAGAAAGAAAGAGGAAGCAGCGGCTAAGAAAAAATTAGAAGAGGAAAGCGAATGA
- the mreC gene encoding rod shape-determining protein MreC, giving the protein MRIGEGEGQKTKIILNVLVCAVALYGISTKDFAQHKTSAFENVMIDFFAPIQKSVTFVQTSFNSIFENYIANVNVSKENEALKMKLSEMNSKIFSFSEMELENVRLKKLLDFGEELPYKKILAQVVARDASSDFRVLRINKGLKDGLKLQSTVVTGEGLVGFVYRLTDQFADILTILDPNNRVDALVKRVRAHGIVEGDSDRQCLMKYVKRTEPIILNDEILTSGLGNLYPKGILIGKVSRIERESYGMTQDVAISPSVNFGKLEEVIVLVSEGDEKKDLEWNALDSNSEEKDK; this is encoded by the coding sequence GTGAGAATTGGTGAAGGAGAAGGGCAGAAGACCAAGATCATCTTAAATGTCTTAGTATGTGCAGTCGCGTTATATGGAATATCTACGAAAGACTTTGCGCAGCACAAGACAAGTGCATTTGAGAACGTAATGATTGACTTCTTTGCCCCAATTCAAAAAAGTGTAACTTTTGTACAAACAAGCTTTAATTCAATATTTGAAAATTACATCGCCAATGTAAATGTTTCTAAGGAAAATGAAGCATTGAAGATGAAGCTATCAGAAATGAATAGTAAGATATTCTCTTTTAGTGAAATGGAATTGGAGAATGTACGACTCAAAAAACTCTTAGATTTTGGAGAGGAGCTACCTTATAAGAAAATTCTTGCCCAAGTTGTGGCCAGAGATGCTTCTAGTGACTTTAGAGTACTTCGTATTAATAAAGGACTAAAAGACGGATTGAAGCTTCAGTCTACTGTTGTAACAGGAGAGGGCCTAGTAGGTTTTGTCTACAGACTGACTGATCAATTTGCAGATATTTTAACAATTCTAGATCCAAATAATAGAGTTGATGCTTTAGTTAAAAGGGTACGCGCTCATGGAATCGTTGAAGGGGACTCTGATCGTCAATGTCTCATGAAGTATGTAAAGAGAACCGAGCCAATTATATTAAACGATGAAATTCTAACTTCTGGCCTTGGGAATCTTTACCCAAAGGGAATTTTAATTGGAAAGGTATCTCGCATCGAAAGAGAGTCCTATGGGATGACTCAAGATGTAGCAATTTCTCCAAGTGTGAATTTTGGAAAACTTGAGGAAGTCATTGTTCTGGTTTCTGAAGGTGATGAAAAGAAAGACCTAGAGTGGAATGCCCTCGATAGTAACTCAGAGGAGAAAGATAAATGA